The Nitrospira sp. genomic sequence CATACTGCCGTCACGGAATTAGGTATGAGTGACTACGGCACCTGTCTTGTTCCCAACTGTACGCAAAAGCCTTATGCCCCGGCGGGCACCTGCACGGCTTGCAAGGATCATTTTCTGGAATTCCTGAAGTGGCGGCGGCGGAAGAGCGCGCAGATGTTTCACTCCTATGCCGCAATGACCATGCCGGAGCGAGATGACGTGGCGGCGGAATGGCTCAAAACCGTCAAAGTCGAATAAACGACACGTTACTCGTCACCCGTTATTCGTCATCTGTTCAAAAAAATGCACCGTTCTCGTCTACGATTGACGCATGGCGTCTGCGCTATCGCATCACTGGCGAGCCGTGGTGATGGATGATTTTCCACTCCTCGCCCACCCGCTCGTAGAGGTTTGTCGCCAGCACCTGGCTTACCTGCTTTTCGTCTGCTGATTGTTGCGCCGTGATATTCTCCGTGCAGATCACCCAGGCTACATCGCCCGCCACTTGGATCTGAATCTCCGTTAGCTCGAACCGCATGGCAAAGGTGTTGTTGAAGATCAGCACCCAGGAATCACGCACCTCCGGCCAGCCGACGCGCAGCGCCCAGCCCGGGTGGACACAGGTCACATACTCCTGATGCGCCCAGAGGCGGTCCATCTGCGCGATGTCCAGACTTTCGAAGGCCAAGTAAAACGCCTGATTGACGCGGGTGACTTCTTCGATTCGTTCTTTAATCATGGGAGTCGTCCACGTATGCCGGTCAGGCCGACGCTAACATGCGTACTTCTCGCTGCGGCAACGGCATCTCAATCCGATGGGCACGAAACTGCTCGATCACGGTTTGGTAGAGCTCCGCCTGAGCCGTTCCGTAATCGGTGATCTTCACCCAGGGTTGAATCGACAACACGATCGCGGAATCGCCAAGTGTTGCAATCCCCACAAGTGGCTCCGGATACTTCAGCACGCGCGGATGGATTGCAACGATCTGCCGCGCCAGCCTGAGCGCATCCGTCAGATTGCTTCCATAGGCCACGCCGACCGATAGGTTCAACTGACGCATCACGCCGTAATTGCGTAGGACCTCACCTACGATCTCCCGATTGGGCACCACCACCTTGGAC encodes the following:
- a CDS encoding nuclear transport factor 2 family protein, coding for MIKERIEEVTRVNQAFYLAFESLDIAQMDRLWAHQEYVTCVHPGWALRVGWPEVRDSWVLIFNNTFAMRFELTEIQIQVAGDVAWVICTENITAQQSADEKQVSQVLATNLYERVGEEWKIIHHHGSPVMR